The Pseudomonas sp. TH06 genome has a window encoding:
- the gmk gene encoding guanylate kinase: protein MTHSTGTLYIISAPSGAGKSSLVKALTDANPEIRVSISHTTRAMRPGEVDGVNYHFVSREEFVKMGEHGDFLERAEVFGNFYGTSQSRLQQTLDEGHDLILEIDWQGAEQVRKLMPQARSIFILPPSLQALHQRLTNRGQDSDEIIAGRMREAVSEMSHYVEYDYLIINDDFGHALDDLKAIFRANQLQQKRQQVRFGKLLAELLG, encoded by the coding sequence ATGACCCACAGCACCGGCACCCTGTACATCATTTCCGCGCCATCGGGCGCGGGCAAAAGCAGCCTGGTCAAGGCTTTGACCGATGCCAATCCGGAGATTCGCGTATCGATCTCCCACACCACCCGTGCCATGCGCCCAGGTGAAGTGGATGGCGTTAACTATCACTTCGTGTCCCGCGAAGAGTTCGTGAAGATGGGCGAGCACGGCGACTTCCTCGAGCGCGCCGAAGTCTTCGGCAACTTCTACGGCACCTCGCAAAGCCGCCTGCAGCAAACTCTGGACGAGGGTCACGACCTGATTCTGGAAATCGACTGGCAAGGCGCCGAACAAGTGCGCAAGCTGATGCCGCAGGCACGTTCGATCTTCATCCTGCCGCCGTCGCTACAAGCATTGCATCAGCGCCTGACCAACCGCGGCCAGGACAGCGACGAGATCATTGCCGGCCGGATGCGCGAAGCCGTCAGTGAAATGAGCCACTATGTCGAGTACGACTACCTGATCATCAATGACGATTTCGGCCACGCGCTGGACGATCTGAAGGCGATTTTCCGCGCCAATCAGCTGCAACAGAAACGCCAACAGGTGCGTTTCGGCAAATTACTGGCCGAATTGCTCGGCTAA
- a CDS encoding YicC/YloC family endoribonuclease: MVHSMTAFARVEKAGVQGTLSWELRSVNSRYLEPHLRLPESFRDLEGAVREALRQGLSRGKLECTLRFTEESTGKPLQVDRERAAQLVAAAETVAGLIKNPAALNPLEVLAWPGVLVADASDPQALNAEALALFNQGLKDLKAGREREGSELARLINERLTSIEEDVVTLRELVPQMLATQRQKVLDRFADMKAELDPQRLEQEMVILAQKSDVAEELDRLSTHIIEVRRVLKSGGAAGRRLDFLMQELNREANTLGSKAFDPRSTQAAVNLKVLIEQMREQVQNIE; encoded by the coding sequence ATGGTGCACAGCATGACCGCCTTCGCCCGCGTCGAAAAAGCCGGCGTCCAGGGCACCCTGAGCTGGGAACTGCGCTCGGTCAACAGCCGCTATCTGGAACCGCACTTGCGTCTGCCGGAGTCGTTTCGCGACCTCGAGGGCGCCGTCCGCGAAGCCCTGCGTCAAGGCCTGTCGCGAGGCAAACTGGAATGCACCCTGCGCTTCACCGAAGAAAGCACCGGCAAGCCGCTGCAAGTCGATCGCGAGCGCGCCGCGCAACTGGTCGCCGCCGCCGAGACCGTTGCCGGGCTGATCAAGAATCCGGCCGCGCTGAACCCGCTGGAAGTACTGGCCTGGCCTGGCGTACTGGTTGCAGATGCAAGTGATCCGCAAGCGCTGAATGCCGAAGCCCTTGCCCTGTTCAATCAAGGTTTGAAAGATTTAAAAGCGGGCCGCGAGCGTGAAGGTTCGGAGCTGGCTCGACTGATCAACGAACGCCTGACATCCATTGAAGAAGACGTCGTGACCCTGCGTGAACTGGTTCCGCAGATGCTCGCAACCCAGCGTCAGAAGGTTCTCGACCGTTTCGCCGACATGAAGGCCGAACTGGATCCGCAGCGTCTGGAACAGGAAATGGTCATCCTCGCGCAAAAAAGCGATGTGGCCGAAGAGCTGGATCGCCTGAGCACCCACATCATCGAAGTTCGCCGGGTACTCAAGTCCGGTGGTGCGGCCGGGCGCCGCCTCGACTTCCTGATGCAGGAACTCAACCGCGAAGCCAACACACTGGGCTCCAAGGCCTTCGACCCGCGCAGCACCCAGGCCGCCGTCAACCTCAAGGTGTTGATCGAGCAGATGCGCGAACAAGTGCAGAATATTGAGTAA
- the rph gene encoding ribonuclease PH, whose product MKRPSGRAADQLRSIRITRNYTKHAEGSVLVEFGDTKVICTVSVENGVPRFLKGQGQGWLTAEYGMLPRATGERNQREASRGKQGGRTLEIQRLIGRSLRAALDMSKLGDVTLYVDCDVIQADGGTRTASITGAMVALVDALKVIKKRGGLKGGDPLKQMIGAVSVGMYQGEPVLDLDYLEDSAAETDLNVVMTSTGGFIEVQGTAEGAPFQPEDLNAMLELAKKGMNEIFELQKAALAD is encoded by the coding sequence ATGAAACGTCCAAGTGGTCGCGCTGCCGATCAGCTTCGCTCGATCCGCATTACCCGCAACTACACCAAACACGCCGAGGGATCCGTACTGGTCGAATTCGGTGATACCAAAGTCATCTGCACCGTCAGCGTCGAAAACGGCGTGCCGCGTTTCCTCAAGGGTCAGGGCCAGGGTTGGTTGACCGCCGAGTACGGCATGCTGCCGCGCGCCACTGGCGAGCGTAACCAGCGTGAAGCGAGCCGTGGCAAGCAAGGCGGCCGCACGCTGGAAATCCAGCGTCTGATCGGCCGTTCGCTGCGCGCAGCACTGGACATGTCGAAGCTGGGCGACGTGACCCTGTATGTCGACTGCGACGTGATTCAGGCTGACGGCGGTACGCGTACCGCTTCCATCACCGGTGCCATGGTTGCACTGGTCGATGCGCTGAAAGTGATCAAGAAGCGTGGCGGCCTGAAAGGCGGCGACCCGCTCAAGCAAATGATCGGTGCGGTATCGGTTGGCATGTATCAGGGTGAGCCTGTGCTGGATCTGGACTATCTTGAAGATTCCGCCGCCGAGACTGACCTCAACGTAGTCATGACCAGTACCGGTGGTTTCATCGAAGTGCAGGGCACCGCCGAAGGCGCGCCGTTCCAGCCTGAAGACCTGAACGCGATGCTGGAACTGGCCAAGAAAGGCATGAACGAGATTTTCGAACTGCAAAAGGCTGCACTGGCCGACTGA
- a CDS encoding DUF4870 domain-containing protein → MSDEQELLPKPSQEVRQWAMFCHLSALLGIWIPFGNLIGPLILWQMKRESDPFIDAQGKEALNFQITVAIAAAICLLLMVLIIGFFLLGLLAIGALVLTIIAGVKANEGFPYRYPFTWRLIK, encoded by the coding sequence ATGAGTGACGAGCAAGAGCTGCTGCCCAAACCGAGCCAGGAGGTTCGCCAATGGGCGATGTTTTGTCATCTGTCTGCCTTGCTGGGGATCTGGATTCCGTTCGGCAATCTGATCGGGCCTTTGATCCTGTGGCAGATGAAACGCGAGTCGGATCCGTTTATTGATGCCCAGGGTAAGGAAGCGCTGAATTTTCAGATCACCGTGGCGATTGCTGCGGCGATCTGCCTGTTGCTCATGGTGCTGATCATCGGCTTCTTCCTGCTCGGTCTGCTGGCCATCGGAGCGCTGGTCTTGACGATCATCGCCGGAGTGAAGGCCAACGAAGGTTTTCCTTATCGTTATCCGTTCACCTGGCGGTTGATCAAATAA
- the gltS gene encoding sodium/glutamate symporter: protein MIQLDFYGTLVAASLVLLLGRGLVTRVGCLRNYNIPEPVAGGLVVALVLLVLRTFDIEIRFDTSLQMPLMLAFFATIGLSADFASLKKGGRVVGIFLLAVTGLLVVQNAMGIGLATMLGLDPLMGLLTGSITLAGGHGTGAAWGTVFSEKYGLASASELAIASATFGLVLGGLIGGPVARLLIKRVQVPGCNPQETPRLPKGFEQPNKERSITPFSFIETLALIAVSLLGGNLLNGLLQGTAFELPTFVCVLFVGVVLRNGLSALGLYQVFEREVSVLGNVSLSLFLAIALMSLKLWDLAALALPIFIILAVQALVMALFAIFVTFRMMGSNYDAAVLAAGHCGFGLGATPTAIANMQAVTQRYGPSQIAFLVVPMVGAFFIDIINVIVIKLYLALPFFAAV from the coding sequence ATGATTCAGCTTGATTTTTATGGAACGCTTGTAGCTGCCTCCTTAGTGCTTCTGCTGGGACGCGGACTTGTTACACGTGTCGGATGTTTGCGTAATTACAATATCCCCGAGCCCGTCGCAGGCGGTTTAGTGGTTGCTCTGGTTTTATTGGTGTTGCGCACTTTCGATATTGAGATTCGATTCGACACTTCCCTGCAGATGCCGTTGATGTTGGCATTTTTTGCCACCATCGGATTGAGTGCAGACTTTGCCAGCCTGAAGAAGGGTGGCCGGGTCGTCGGTATATTTCTATTGGCGGTCACCGGGCTTCTGGTCGTTCAGAACGCCATGGGCATCGGCCTGGCGACAATGCTCGGGCTGGATCCGTTGATGGGCTTGCTGACGGGCTCGATCACCTTGGCGGGCGGCCACGGTACGGGTGCTGCGTGGGGAACGGTGTTCAGCGAGAAATACGGCCTGGCGTCTGCTTCCGAACTGGCGATCGCCTCTGCGACATTCGGCCTGGTGCTGGGTGGCTTGATTGGTGGCCCGGTGGCTCGCCTGCTGATCAAGCGCGTTCAAGTGCCGGGCTGCAATCCACAGGAAACGCCACGGTTGCCAAAGGGGTTTGAGCAGCCGAACAAAGAGCGCTCGATTACGCCGTTTTCGTTTATCGAGACCCTGGCCTTGATCGCAGTCAGCCTGCTGGGCGGCAACCTCTTGAATGGCCTGCTGCAAGGAACGGCGTTTGAGTTGCCGACGTTTGTCTGCGTGCTGTTCGTCGGGGTCGTTCTGCGTAACGGGTTGTCAGCGCTGGGCTTGTATCAGGTGTTCGAGCGCGAAGTTTCTGTGCTGGGAAATGTCAGCCTGTCGCTGTTCCTCGCAATTGCCTTGATGTCGCTCAAATTGTGGGATCTGGCCGCTCTGGCGTTGCCGATCTTCATCATTCTGGCTGTACAAGCCTTGGTCATGGCGCTCTTTGCGATCTTCGTGACGTTCAGAATGATGGGTAGCAACTACGATGCGGCGGTATTGGCAGCAGGCCACTGCGGTTTCGGGCTGGGCGCGACGCCAACGGCCATCGCCAACATGCAGGCGGTGACTCAGCGCTACGGGCCTTCGCAGATTGCGTTTCTAGTGGTGCCGATGGTGGGCGCGTTCTTCATCGACATCATTAACGTGATCGTTATCAAGCTGTACCTGGCACTGCCGTTTTTCGCTGCCGTCTGA
- a CDS encoding exodeoxyribonuclease III — protein MRIISVNVNGIQAAVERGLLSWLQAQNADVICLQDTRASAFELDDPAFQLDGYFLYACDAEVPAQGGVALYSRLQPKAVISGLGFETADRYGRYLQADFDKVSIATLLLPSGMNGDEDLNQKFKLMDDFGKYLDKQRRKRREYIYCGSLYVAQQKLDIKNWRDSQQSPGFLAPERAWMDEIVGNMGYVDALREVSREGDQYSWWPDNEQAEMLNLGWRFDYQILTPGLRRFVRSARLPRQPRFSQHAPLIVDYDWTLTI, from the coding sequence ATGCGGATCATCAGTGTGAACGTCAATGGTATTCAGGCTGCAGTCGAGCGTGGTTTGCTCAGTTGGCTGCAAGCACAGAATGCCGACGTCATCTGCCTGCAGGACACCCGTGCCTCCGCCTTTGAACTGGATGACCCAGCCTTCCAACTGGATGGCTACTTCCTTTATGCCTGCGATGCTGAAGTCCCTGCCCAAGGCGGCGTGGCTTTGTATTCGCGGTTGCAACCGAAGGCTGTCATCAGCGGTCTCGGTTTCGAGACGGCCGACCGCTACGGGCGCTACCTGCAAGCAGATTTCGACAAAGTCAGTATTGCCACCTTGCTGCTTCCTTCGGGGATGAACGGCGATGAGGACTTGAACCAGAAGTTCAAGCTCATGGACGACTTCGGCAAGTATCTGGACAAACAGCGACGCAAACGTCGCGAGTACATCTACTGTGGCTCGCTGTACGTGGCGCAGCAGAAGCTCGACATCAAGAACTGGCGCGACAGCCAGCAATCCCCGGGCTTCCTGGCGCCAGAACGCGCCTGGATGGACGAGATTGTCGGCAACATGGGCTATGTCGATGCCCTGCGCGAAGTCAGCCGTGAAGGTGACCAGTACAGCTGGTGGCCGGACAACGAACAGGCCGAGATGCTCAATCTCGGCTGGCGCTTCGACTACCAGATCCTGACGCCAGGCCTGCGCCGTTTTGTACGCAGTGCACGCCTGCCACGTCAGCCGCGGTTCTCGCAGCACGCGCCGCTGATCGTCGACTACGACTGGACGCTGACCATCTAA
- the pyrE gene encoding orotate phosphoribosyltransferase — translation MQAYQRDFIRFAIDRGVLRFGEFTLKSGRTSPYFFNAGLFNSGSALAQLGRFYAAAIAESGIPFDVLFGPAYKGIPLAATTAVALAEHHNRDLPWCFNRKEAKAHGEGGSLVGAPLTGEVLIIDDVITAGTAIREVMQIIASQDGAKAAGVLIALNRQERGNGELSAIQEVERDFGIPVISIVSLNQVLEFLADDPQLKQHLPAVEAYRAQFGV, via the coding sequence ATGCAAGCGTATCAGCGCGATTTCATTCGTTTTGCCATCGATCGCGGCGTTTTGCGCTTCGGTGAGTTCACCCTGAAGTCCGGGCGCACCAGTCCCTACTTCTTCAATGCCGGTCTGTTCAACTCGGGTTCGGCCCTGGCGCAGCTCGGGCGTTTCTACGCTGCGGCCATTGCCGAGAGCGGCATTCCCTTCGACGTGCTGTTCGGTCCGGCCTACAAAGGCATCCCGTTGGCGGCAACCACCGCCGTCGCATTGGCTGAACACCACAACCGTGACCTGCCATGGTGCTTCAACCGCAAGGAAGCCAAGGCCCACGGCGAAGGCGGCAGTCTGGTCGGCGCACCGTTGACCGGCGAAGTGCTGATCATCGATGACGTGATTACCGCCGGTACCGCAATCCGCGAAGTGATGCAGATCATCGCTTCCCAGGACGGCGCCAAGGCTGCAGGCGTGCTGATCGCCCTGAACCGTCAGGAGCGTGGCAACGGCGAGTTGTCGGCCATCCAGGAAGTCGAGCGCGATTTCGGCATTCCGGTGATCAGCATCGTTTCGCTGAATCAGGTGCTGGAATTCCTCGCGGACGATCCGCAGCTCAAGCAGCACCTGCCGGCCGTGGAAGCCTACCGCGCCCAGTTCGGCGTGTAA
- the argB gene encoding acetylglutamate kinase, translated as MTLEREAAAHTAQVLSEALPYIRRYVGKTLVIKYGGNAMESEELKTGFARDIVLMKAVGINPVVVHGGGPQIGDLLKRLSIESHFVDGMRVTDAATMDVVEMVLGGQVNKSIVNLINRHGGSAIGLTGKDAGLIRAKKLTVTRQTPEMTQPEIIDIGQVGEVVGINTELLNLLVKGNFIPVIAPIGVGENGESYNINADLVAGKVAEALKAEKLMLLTNIAGLMDKSGTVLTGLSTQQVDDLIADGTIYGGMLPKIRCALEAVQGGVGSSLIIDGRVPNAILLEIFTDTGVGTLISNRKRP; from the coding sequence ATGACCCTCGAACGCGAAGCCGCCGCCCATACCGCCCAGGTCCTGTCCGAAGCGTTGCCTTACATCCGACGTTATGTCGGCAAGACCCTGGTGATCAAATACGGCGGCAACGCGATGGAAAGCGAGGAGCTGAAAACCGGCTTCGCCCGCGACATCGTCTTGATGAAAGCCGTGGGCATCAACCCGGTGGTCGTGCACGGCGGCGGCCCGCAGATCGGTGATCTGCTCAAGCGTCTGTCGATCGAAAGCCACTTCGTCGACGGCATGCGTGTCACCGACGCCGCGACCATGGACGTGGTGGAAATGGTCCTTGGCGGCCAGGTCAACAAAAGCATCGTCAACCTGATCAACCGTCACGGCGGCAGCGCCATCGGCCTGACCGGTAAAGACGCCGGGCTGATTCGTGCGAAGAAGCTCACCGTTACCCGTCAGACTCCGGAGATGACCCAGCCGGAAATCATCGACATCGGCCAGGTCGGCGAAGTGGTCGGGATCAACACCGAACTGCTGAACCTGCTGGTCAAAGGCAACTTCATCCCGGTGATCGCGCCGATCGGCGTGGGTGAGAACGGCGAGTCGTACAACATCAACGCCGACTTGGTGGCCGGTAAAGTCGCCGAAGCGCTGAAAGCCGAGAAGCTGATGCTGCTGACCAACATCGCCGGTCTGATGGACAAGTCAGGTACGGTATTGACCGGCCTGAGCACCCAGCAGGTCGATGACCTGATCGCCGACGGCACGATCTACGGCGGCATGCTGCCGAAGATCCGCTGTGCACTGGAAGCGGTTCAGGGCGGCGTGGGCAGCTCGCTGATCATCGACGGTCGCGTACCGAACGCGATCCTGCTGGAAATCTTCACCGACACCGGTGTAGGTACGCTGATCAGTAATCGCAAGCGTCCTTAA
- the dut gene encoding dUTP diphosphatase, whose product MQALQAKILDPRIGTDFPLPQYATPGSAGLDLRAMLEQDIVIKPGETVLIPTGLSVYIGDPNLAALILPRSGMGHKHGIVLGNLVGLIDSDYQGPLMVSCWNRGQTDFTMTVGERLAQLVLVPVVQAHFEMVEEFVETERGTGGFGHTGTK is encoded by the coding sequence ATGCAAGCTTTGCAAGCCAAGATCCTCGACCCACGCATCGGCACCGATTTCCCGCTGCCGCAATACGCCACCCCGGGCTCCGCCGGCCTCGACCTGCGCGCCATGCTGGAACAGGACATCGTCATCAAGCCGGGTGAAACCGTGCTGATCCCTACCGGCCTGTCGGTGTACATTGGCGACCCGAACCTCGCCGCGCTGATCCTGCCGCGCTCGGGTATGGGCCATAAACACGGCATCGTGCTGGGCAACCTCGTCGGCCTGATCGACTCCGATTATCAGGGCCCACTGATGGTGTCCTGCTGGAACCGTGGCCAGACCGACTTCACCATGACCGTCGGCGAACGTCTGGCACAACTGGTGCTGGTACCGGTGGTACAGGCGCACTTCGAAATGGTTGAAGAGTTCGTCGAAACCGAACGCGGCACCGGCGGATTTGGCCACACAGGCACCAAATAA
- the coaBC gene encoding bifunctional phosphopantothenoylcysteine decarboxylase/phosphopantothenate--cysteine ligase CoaBC, with translation MQRLYRKRIVLGVGGGIAAYKSADLVRRLIDQGAEVRVVMTHGGAEFITPLTMQALSGHPVHLDLLDPAAEAAMGHIELAKWADLVLIAPATADLLARLAQGIANDLLTTLVLATDAVVAVAPAMNQAMWRDPATQANLQLLESRGLKTFGPASGSQACGDVGMGRMMEATDLAQCAADCFQRQALTGKHVVITAGPTQENIDPVRYITNHSSGKMGFALAEAAVEAGARVTLISGPVHLPTPDRVTRIDVVSARDMLAACEAAIPCDVFISSAAVADYRPEVVAPQKLKKDPASGDGFVLQMVRNPDILATIATRPDRPFSVGFAAETEHLLDYAARKLKDKNLDLIVANDVANPSIGFNSEENACSVIDRELHATVFAQTSKSKIARQLVTFIAERLNQV, from the coding sequence ATGCAGCGGCTGTATCGGAAACGCATCGTTCTGGGCGTCGGCGGCGGCATCGCGGCCTACAAGAGCGCCGATCTGGTTCGGCGCCTGATCGACCAGGGTGCCGAAGTGCGCGTGGTCATGACCCATGGCGGCGCCGAGTTCATCACCCCGCTGACCATGCAGGCCCTGTCCGGGCACCCGGTCCACCTTGATCTGCTCGACCCGGCCGCAGAAGCGGCGATGGGCCATATCGAACTGGCCAAGTGGGCCGATCTGGTGCTGATCGCCCCGGCCACCGCCGACCTGCTCGCTCGTCTGGCCCAAGGCATTGCCAACGATCTGCTGACGACTCTGGTGCTGGCCACCGACGCCGTCGTGGCCGTTGCTCCGGCCATGAACCAAGCCATGTGGCGTGATCCGGCGACCCAGGCCAACCTGCAACTCCTTGAAAGCCGTGGCCTGAAGACCTTCGGCCCGGCCTCCGGAAGCCAGGCCTGCGGCGACGTCGGCATGGGCCGGATGATGGAAGCCACCGATCTGGCGCAATGCGCGGCGGACTGCTTCCAGCGTCAGGCATTGACTGGCAAACACGTGGTCATCACTGCCGGCCCGACCCAGGAAAACATCGACCCGGTGCGCTACATCACCAACCACAGCTCCGGCAAAATGGGCTTTGCCCTCGCCGAAGCCGCCGTGGAGGCTGGTGCCCGCGTAACCCTGATCAGCGGCCCGGTGCACCTGCCGACCCCGGATCGTGTCACCCGCATCGACGTGGTCAGCGCCCGTGACATGCTCGCCGCGTGCGAAGCCGCGATCCCGTGTGACGTATTCATCTCTTCGGCAGCAGTCGCGGACTACCGCCCGGAAGTCGTTGCCCCGCAAAAACTCAAGAAAGACCCTGCGAGCGGTGACGGCTTCGTCCTGCAAATGGTGCGTAACCCGGACATCCTGGCCACCATCGCGACCCGTCCCGACCGTCCGTTCAGTGTCGGCTTCGCCGCCGAGACCGAACACCTGCTCGACTACGCTGCACGCAAGCTGAAGGACAAGAATCTCGATTTGATCGTCGCCAACGACGTTGCCAACCCGAGCATCGGTTTCAACAGCGAAGAAAACGCCTGCAGCGTGATTGACCGTGAGCTGCACGCCACGGTTTTCGCCCAGACCAGCAAGAGCAAGATCGCTCGCCAACTGGTCACTTTTATCGCCGAACGTCTGAACCAGGTTTAA
- the radC gene encoding DNA repair protein RadC, whose product MSIRDWPAAERPRERLLEQGSASLSDAELLAIFLRTGVSGKSAVDLARHLLNQFGSLRLLLEADQEAFSKQLGLGPAKFAQLQAAQEMNRRYLAERSRREPALENPQAVRDYLKSMLRHEPHEVFGCLFLDSKHQVLTFEALFRGSIDNTSVHPREVVKRALANNAAAVILCHNHPSGNTDPSQADRQLTKRLQKALELIDVRVLDHFIIGEGEPLSMAECGWM is encoded by the coding sequence ATGAGTATTCGCGATTGGCCTGCGGCGGAACGGCCGCGGGAAAGGTTACTTGAACAGGGTTCTGCGAGCCTTTCGGACGCCGAGTTACTGGCGATTTTTTTGCGCACGGGAGTCTCTGGAAAAAGCGCTGTGGACTTGGCGCGACACTTGTTGAATCAGTTCGGCAGCCTGCGTTTGTTGCTTGAGGCCGATCAGGAAGCATTCAGCAAACAGTTGGGGTTGGGACCCGCAAAGTTTGCACAGTTGCAGGCTGCTCAAGAAATGAACCGGCGGTATCTGGCCGAGCGCTCACGCAGAGAGCCGGCGCTGGAGAATCCGCAGGCTGTTCGCGATTACCTCAAATCCATGCTCCGACACGAGCCACACGAGGTGTTTGGTTGCCTGTTTCTGGACTCCAAGCATCAAGTATTGACGTTCGAGGCACTGTTTCGCGGTTCCATCGACAACACCAGTGTGCATCCGCGAGAAGTGGTGAAACGTGCCTTGGCGAATAACGCCGCGGCCGTGATCCTCTGCCACAACCATCCGTCGGGCAATACCGATCCCAGTCAGGCGGACAGGCAGCTGACAAAGCGGTTGCAGAAGGCGCTGGAGCTGATTGACGTGCGGGTGCTGGATCACTTCATCATTGGCGAAGGGGAGCCGCTGTCGATGGCGGAGTGTGGCTGGATGTAG
- a CDS encoding ABC transporter substrate-binding protein — protein sequence MRLAALPLLLAPLLLSPLAQAAALSVCTEASPEGFDVVQYNSLTTTNASADVLMNRLVEFDTASGKVVPSLADSWEVSTDGLTYVFKLHPQVKFHTTDYFKPSRELTAEDVKFSFDRMLDPANPWHKVAQSGFPHAQSMQLPALIKKIDALDPLTVRFTLDHPDSTFLATLSMGFASVYSAEYADKLLKANATDKLNSQPIGTGPFVFTRFQKDASIRYKANPDYFAGKPSVDPLIFAITPDANVRLQKLRRNECQIALSPKPLDVQAALKEPTLKVEKTDAFMTAFVGINSQHPPLDKPEVRQAINLAFDKANYIKAVFEDTAEAANGPYPPNTWSYAKNLPGYPHDVAKAKALMAKAGLKDGFQTTIWTRPSGSLLNPNPSLGAQMLQSDLAEIGIQAEIRVIEWGELIRRAKAGEHDLLFMGWAGDNGDPDNFLTPQFSCAAVKSGTNFARYCNADLDKLISAGKTTSEQGVRTKLYEQAQAQIQQQALWLPLAHPTAYALTRKDVQGYSVSPFGRQDYSRVNLK from the coding sequence ATGCGCCTCGCTGCCCTACCCCTGTTGCTCGCCCCGCTCCTGCTGAGCCCATTGGCCCAGGCCGCCGCGCTGAGCGTCTGCACCGAGGCCAGCCCTGAAGGGTTCGACGTGGTGCAATACAACTCGCTGACCACCACCAATGCCTCGGCTGACGTGCTGATGAACCGCCTGGTGGAGTTCGATACCGCCAGCGGCAAGGTCGTCCCGAGCCTGGCCGACAGCTGGGAAGTCAGCACCGACGGCCTGACCTACGTATTCAAACTGCACCCGCAGGTGAAGTTTCACACCACCGACTACTTCAAGCCAAGCCGCGAGCTGACAGCAGAAGACGTCAAATTCAGTTTCGACCGCATGCTCGACCCGGCCAACCCATGGCACAAAGTCGCCCAAAGCGGATTCCCCCACGCGCAATCGATGCAGTTGCCGGCACTGATCAAGAAGATCGACGCACTGGATCCGCTGACCGTGCGCTTCACCCTCGATCACCCGGACTCGACCTTCCTGGCAACGCTGAGCATGGGTTTCGCCTCGGTCTACTCCGCTGAATACGCTGACAAACTGCTAAAGGCCAATGCGACGGACAAGCTCAACAGCCAGCCAATCGGCACCGGCCCGTTCGTGTTTACCCGCTTCCAGAAAGACGCCTCGATCCGCTACAAGGCCAACCCGGATTATTTCGCCGGCAAGCCATCGGTGGACCCGCTGATCTTCGCCATCACCCCGGACGCCAACGTGCGCCTGCAAAAACTGCGGCGCAATGAATGCCAGATTGCCCTCTCGCCGAAGCCACTGGACGTACAGGCTGCGCTGAAAGAGCCGACACTGAAAGTCGAAAAGACTGACGCGTTCATGACCGCTTTCGTCGGCATCAACAGCCAGCACCCACCGCTGGACAAGCCGGAAGTGCGTCAGGCGATCAACCTCGCCTTCGACAAGGCCAACTACATCAAAGCCGTGTTCGAAGACACCGCCGAAGCCGCCAACGGCCCTTATCCGCCGAACACCTGGAGCTACGCGAAAAACCTGCCGGGCTACCCGCACGACGTGGCTAAAGCCAAGGCGCTGATGGCCAAGGCCGGTCTGAAGGACGGTTTCCAGACCACCATCTGGACACGGCCGTCGGGCAGCCTGCTCAATCCGAACCCAAGCCTCGGCGCACAGATGCTGCAGTCGGATCTGGCGGAGATCGGCATTCAGGCGGAAATCCGCGTGATCGAGTGGGGCGAACTGATCCGCCGCGCCAAGGCCGGCGAGCATGACCTGCTGTTCATGGGTTGGGCGGGTGACAACGGCGACCCGGACAACTTCCTCACACCGCAATTTTCCTGCGCGGCGGTCAAGTCCGGCACCAACTTCGCTCGTTACTGCAATGCCGATCTGGACAAGCTCATCAGCGCCGGCAAGACCACCAGCGAACAAGGTGTGCGCACCAAGCTCTACGAGCAGGCGCAGGCGCAGATTCAGCAGCAGGCGCTGTGGCTGCCGCTGGCGCATCCAACCGCGTACGCATTGACGCGCAAGGACGTGCAGGGTTACTCGGTGAGCCCATTCGGTCGCCAGGACTACTCCAGGGTCAATCTCAAATAA
- the rpmB gene encoding 50S ribosomal protein L28 — MSRVCQVTGKGPVTGNNISHANNKTRRRFLPNLQHHRFWVEEEKRFVRLRVSAKGMRIIDKRGITVVLAELRRDGKI, encoded by the coding sequence ATGTCGAGAGTATGTCAAGTTACCGGTAAGGGTCCGGTGACTGGGAATAACATTTCCCACGCAAACAACAAAACCCGTCGTCGTTTCCTGCCGAACCTGCAGCATCACCGCTTCTGGGTTGAAGAAGAGAAACGTTTTGTGCGTCTGCGCGTATCTGCAAAAGGCATGCGTATCATCGACAAGCGTGGCATCACTGTCGTGCTCGCCGAACTTCGCCGCGATGGCAAGATTTAA
- the rpmG gene encoding 50S ribosomal protein L33, producing MRELIRLISSAGTGHFYTTDKNKRTTPDKIEIKKYDPVVRKHVIYKEGKIK from the coding sequence ATGCGTGAATTGATTCGTTTGATCTCGAGCGCCGGTACTGGTCACTTCTACACTACCGACAAGAACAAGCGTACTACCCCGGACAAAATCGAGATCAAGAAATATGATCCGGTTGTTCGCAAGCACGTGATCTACAAGGAAGGCAAAATCAAGTAA